A stretch of Pseudoclavibacter chungangensis DNA encodes these proteins:
- the rpsJ gene encoding 30S ribosomal protein S10 produces the protein MAGQKIRIRLKSYDHEVIDNSARKIVDTVTRAGASVIGPVPLPTEKDVVCVIRSPHKYKDSREHFEMRTHKRLIDIVDPTPKAVDSLMRLDLPADVNIEIKL, from the coding sequence ATGGCGGGACAGAAGATCCGCATTCGACTCAAGTCGTACGACCACGAGGTCATCGACAACTCGGCACGCAAGATCGTCGACACGGTGACCCGTGCCGGCGCCTCGGTCATCGGCCCGGTGCCGCTCCCCACGGAGAAGGACGTGGTCTGCGTGATCCGTTCTCCCCACAAGTACAAGGACAGCCGTGAGCACTTCGAGATGCGCACGCACAAGCGACTGATCGACATCGTCGACCCGACGCCGAAGGCGGTCGACTCGCTCATGCGCCTCGACCTCCCGGCCGACGTCAACATCGAGATCAAGCTCTAG
- the fusA gene encoding elongation factor G, which produces MAQDVLTDLNKVRNIGIMAHIDAGKTTTTERILFYTGVNHKLGETHDGASTTDWMEQEQERGITITSAAVTCFWNKNQINIIDTPGHVDFTVEVERSLRVLDGAVAVFDGKEGVEPQSETVWRQADKYDVPRICFVNKMDKLGADFYFTVDTIVNRLGAKPLVIQLPIGAENDFIGVIDLVEMNAKVWPADAKGDTTLGASYETQEIPEDLQERAAEYREKLLEAVAETDDALLEKYFGGEELTIDEIKGAIRKLTVNSEMYPVLCGSAFKNRGVQPMLDAVVDYLPSPLDVAAVEGTDPRDEEKILTRKPSADEPFSALAFKIAVHPFFGRLIYIRVYSGKAESGAQIINSTKGKKERIGKIFQMHANKEMPVDSITAGHIYAVIGLKDTTTGDTLCDPNNQIVLESMTFPEPVINVAIEPKTKADQEKLGVAIQKLAEEDPTFRVELDQETGQTVIGGMGELHLDVLVDRMKREFKVEANVGKPQVAYRETIRKTLDKWDYTHKKQTGGSGQFAKVQIRLEPLEVEGDVTYEFVNGVTGGRVPREYIPSVDAGIKDAMQVGVLAGFPMVGVKATLLDGQYHDVDSSEMAFKIAGSMAFKEAAPKAGPVILEPLMSVEVRTPEEYMGDVIGDLNSRRGQVQSMEDASGVKVIRALVPLSEMFGYIGDLRSKTSGRAVYSMTFETYAEVPKAVQEEIIQKSKGE; this is translated from the coding sequence GTGGCACAGGACGTGCTTACCGACCTGAACAAGGTCCGCAACATCGGCATCATGGCCCACATCGATGCCGGCAAGACCACGACGACCGAGCGCATCCTGTTCTACACCGGCGTCAACCACAAGCTCGGTGAGACCCACGACGGTGCCTCCACGACGGACTGGATGGAGCAGGAGCAGGAGCGTGGCATCACGATCACCTCCGCGGCCGTCACCTGCTTCTGGAACAAGAACCAGATCAACATCATCGACACGCCCGGGCACGTCGACTTCACGGTCGAGGTGGAGCGTTCGCTCCGCGTCCTCGACGGTGCGGTCGCCGTGTTCGACGGCAAGGAGGGCGTCGAGCCCCAGTCGGAGACGGTCTGGCGTCAGGCCGACAAGTACGACGTGCCGCGCATCTGCTTCGTCAACAAGATGGACAAGCTCGGTGCGGACTTCTACTTCACGGTCGACACGATCGTGAACCGCCTCGGCGCGAAGCCGCTCGTGATCCAGCTGCCCATCGGGGCGGAGAACGACTTCATCGGCGTCATCGACCTCGTCGAGATGAACGCCAAGGTGTGGCCGGCCGACGCCAAGGGTGACACGACCCTCGGTGCCTCGTACGAGACGCAGGAGATCCCGGAGGACCTCCAGGAGCGCGCCGCGGAGTACCGCGAGAAGCTCCTCGAGGCCGTCGCCGAGACCGACGACGCGCTGCTCGAGAAGTACTTCGGTGGCGAGGAGCTCACGATCGACGAGATCAAGGGCGCCATCCGCAAGCTCACCGTGAACAGCGAGATGTACCCCGTGCTGTGCGGCTCGGCGTTCAAGAACCGTGGCGTGCAGCCCATGCTCGACGCGGTCGTGGACTACCTCCCGAGCCCGCTCGACGTGGCGGCCGTCGAGGGCACCGACCCGCGCGACGAGGAGAAGATCCTCACGCGCAAGCCCTCGGCCGACGAGCCCTTCTCGGCGCTCGCGTTCAAGATCGCCGTGCACCCCTTCTTCGGGCGACTGATCTACATCCGCGTGTACTCGGGCAAGGCCGAGTCGGGCGCGCAGATCATCAACTCGACCAAGGGCAAGAAGGAGCGCATCGGGAAGATCTTCCAGATGCACGCCAACAAGGAGATGCCGGTCGACTCGATCACCGCCGGGCACATCTACGCCGTCATCGGTCTGAAGGACACGACGACCGGTGACACGCTCTGCGACCCGAACAACCAGATCGTCCTCGAGTCGATGACCTTCCCCGAGCCGGTCATCAACGTGGCCATCGAGCCCAAGACGAAGGCCGACCAGGAGAAGCTGGGCGTCGCGATCCAGAAGCTGGCCGAGGAGGACCCGACGTTCCGCGTCGAGCTCGACCAGGAGACCGGCCAGACCGTCATCGGCGGCATGGGCGAGCTCCACCTCGACGTCCTCGTCGACCGCATGAAGCGTGAGTTCAAGGTCGAGGCGAACGTGGGCAAGCCCCAGGTCGCCTACCGCGAGACGATCCGCAAGACGCTCGACAAGTGGGACTACACCCACAAGAAGCAGACCGGTGGATCGGGTCAGTTCGCCAAGGTGCAGATCCGCCTCGAGCCGCTCGAGGTCGAGGGCGACGTCACGTACGAGTTCGTGAACGGCGTCACCGGTGGTCGCGTGCCGCGCGAGTACATCCCCTCGGTCGACGCGGGCATCAAGGACGCCATGCAGGTCGGCGTGCTCGCCGGCTTCCCCATGGTGGGCGTCAAGGCGACGCTGCTCGACGGTCAGTACCACGACGTCGACTCCTCGGAGATGGCGTTCAAGATCGCGGGTTCGATGGCCTTCAAGGAGGCCGCTCCCAAGGCCGGCCCCGTCATCCTCGAACCGCTCATGTCGGTCGAGGTGCGCACGCCCGAGGAGTACATGGGCGACGTGATCGGCGACCTGAACTCGCGTCGCGGTCAGGTGCAGTCGATGGAGGACGCCTCGGGCGTCAAGGTCATCCGTGCACTCGTCCCGCTGTCGGAGATGTTCGGCTACATCGGTGACCTGCGGTCGAAGACCTCGGGTCGCGCCGTCTACTCGATGACCTTCGAGACCTACGCCGAGGTTCCCAAGGCGGTCCAGGAAGAGATCATCCAGAAGAGCAAGGGCGAATAG
- the tuf gene encoding elongation factor Tu: MAKAKFERTKPHVNIGTIGHVDHGKTTLTAAISKVLADKYPSATNVQRDFATIDSAPEERQRGITINISHVEYETPKRHYAHVDAPGHADYIKNMITGAAQMDGAILVVAATDGPMAQTREHVLLAKQVGVPYLVVALNKADMVDDEEILELVELEVRELLSGQDYPGDDAPVVRVSGLKALEGDEKWVQSVLDLMEAVDENVPDPIRDKDKPFLMPIEDVFTITGRGTVVTGRAERGTLKINSDVEIVGIRPTQKTTVTGIEMFHKQLDEAWAGENCGLLLRGTKREDVERGQVVVAPGSVTPHTEFEGTAYILSKDEGGRHNPFYTNYRPQFYFRTTDVTGVITLPEGTEMVMPGDTTDMKVDLIQPIAMEEGLGFAIREGGRTVGAGTVTKIIK, encoded by the coding sequence GTGGCTAAGGCCAAGTTCGAGCGGACCAAGCCGCACGTCAACATCGGAACGATCGGTCACGTCGACCACGGCAAGACCACGCTGACCGCAGCGATCTCGAAGGTGCTCGCCGACAAGTACCCGTCGGCCACCAACGTGCAGCGCGACTTCGCGACGATCGACTCCGCTCCTGAGGAGCGTCAGCGCGGTATCACGATCAACATCTCGCACGTCGAGTACGAGACCCCGAAGCGCCACTACGCGCACGTCGACGCCCCCGGTCACGCCGACTACATCAAGAACATGATCACGGGTGCGGCCCAGATGGACGGGGCGATCCTCGTCGTCGCCGCGACCGACGGTCCCATGGCCCAGACGCGTGAGCACGTCCTCCTCGCGAAGCAGGTCGGCGTGCCGTACCTGGTCGTGGCACTCAACAAGGCCGACATGGTCGACGACGAGGAGATCCTCGAGCTCGTCGAGCTGGAGGTGCGCGAGCTCCTCTCCGGCCAGGACTACCCCGGTGACGACGCACCCGTCGTCCGCGTCTCGGGCCTCAAGGCGCTCGAGGGCGACGAGAAGTGGGTCCAGTCGGTCCTCGACCTCATGGAGGCCGTCGACGAGAACGTCCCGGACCCGATCCGCGACAAGGACAAGCCGTTCCTCATGCCCATCGAGGACGTCTTCACGATCACCGGTCGTGGCACGGTCGTCACGGGTCGCGCCGAGCGCGGCACGCTGAAGATCAACTCGGACGTCGAGATCGTCGGCATCCGCCCGACGCAGAAGACGACCGTCACGGGTATCGAGATGTTCCACAAGCAGCTCGACGAGGCCTGGGCCGGCGAGAACTGTGGTCTGCTGCTCCGCGGCACGAAGCGCGAGGACGTCGAGCGCGGTCAGGTCGTCGTCGCTCCCGGTTCGGTCACGCCGCACACGGAGTTCGAGGGCACGGCGTACATCCTGTCGAAGGACGAGGGTGGCCGTCACAACCCCTTCTACACGAACTACCGCCCGCAGTTCTACTTCCGCACGACGGACGTCACCGGCGTCATCACGCTGCCCGAGGGCACCGAGATGGTCATGCCCGGCGACACGACGGACATGAAGGTCGACCTCATCCAGCCGATCGCCATGGAAGAGGGCCTCGGCTTCGCGATCCGTGAGGGTGGCCGCACGGTCGGCGCCGGTACGGTGACGAAGATCATCAAGTAG
- the rplC gene encoding 50S ribosomal protein L3, with the protein MSTATKAYKGLLGTKLGMTQVWDDAGKLVPVTVIQVPTNVVTQVLTEDAQGYSAIQIAAGAIDPRKVNAPAAGQFKKADVTPRRHLTEIRTPDADTYTVGQELDATVFEAGAKIDVVGTSKGKGFAGVMKRHNFKGVSASHGAHKNHRKPGSIGASATPSRVFKGTRMAGRMGGDRVTVQNLTVHAVDAERGLLLVKGAVPGAKGRLVFVRNAVKGA; encoded by the coding sequence ATGTCTACCGCTACCAAGGCATACAAGGGCCTGCTGGGCACCAAGCTCGGCATGACCCAGGTCTGGGACGACGCAGGCAAGCTCGTCCCGGTCACCGTCATCCAGGTGCCGACCAACGTCGTCACCCAGGTGCTGACCGAGGACGCCCAGGGCTACAGCGCGATCCAGATCGCCGCAGGCGCCATCGACCCCCGCAAGGTGAACGCACCCGCCGCCGGCCAGTTCAAGAAGGCCGACGTCACCCCGCGCCGTCACCTCACCGAGATCCGCACCCCCGACGCCGACACCTACACGGTCGGCCAGGAGCTCGACGCCACGGTCTTCGAGGCCGGCGCCAAGATCGACGTCGTCGGGACGTCGAAGGGCAAGGGCTTCGCCGGTGTCATGAAGCGCCACAACTTCAAGGGCGTCTCGGCATCGCACGGTGCACACAAGAACCACCGCAAGCCCGGTTCGATCGGTGCCTCCGCCACCCCGAGCCGCGTCTTCAAGGGCACGCGCATGGCCGGCCGTATGGGCGGCGACCGCGTGACCGTCCAGAACCTCACCGTCCACGCCGTGGACGCCGAGCGCGGGCTGCTGCTCGTCAAGGGCGCCGTTCCCGGCGCCAAGGGACGACTCGTGTTCGTCCGCAACGCAGTGAAGGGGGCCTAG
- a CDS encoding acyltransferase family protein, which yields MSVESSRSAPPKRAPERPSRYRADLQGLRALASLLVVTYHTWVGTVSGGVDIFFVVTGMLITTTLLGGLERTGRVDVRGFVGRLAGRLLPLAGIVLALVSIGVLVAWPVFRWEGTFQQVFASATYWENWLLADLSTDYLAQGADKSPVQHFWAMSVQGQFYLIWAGLFVLVALLARTFSGRSPRRIAFAVVGAVTLASSCWAVYGIITDPVFTYFDTFARLWEFGLGALVAIVADRLALPRAVRVGLGVAGLALILSAGLLPAAWHYPGLVALWPAGGAVALLLSHRAGDDRPGPVTRLLAWRPLSTLGNYSYGLYLFGWPVLVAYHTLFPGTAEVGPVAGTVVIVVSLVLAVVTIRGLKLFEALFARHRPPALRTVSPFAGLVPLIAIASLLAPMTTTPAPTEQRQVSAAADDVDQPSPIVEYDNVEQLQTDIRSALASEQLPDELDPGFGDASRVPEWIDDECATVDASNVDRCRYSDGDGAQGEIVVIGDSQAVSWMPGLRAAVDGRASIQLLTREMCPVSTVPVSSAWQGIDAQQACLEHNEWTMNEIRERQPLLVVMSFGVWRSARVQDVDDAAAGIDELVAGTRPYLAELQALGQPTVWLDSPPPGVPRDECALARTAEQYDESCIRSVDQEGVWRIQGLAGAAAEYGIPFESTTSWFCDTQSGFCPAYVRDIAVQADGSHLTWGMSRALAPMIDSALELELVLTP from the coding sequence GTGAGCGTCGAGAGCTCGCGGAGTGCCCCACCGAAGCGGGCGCCCGAGCGGCCGTCGCGATACCGGGCGGACCTGCAGGGCCTGCGCGCGCTCGCCTCGCTCCTCGTCGTCACGTACCACACCTGGGTTGGCACCGTCTCCGGCGGCGTCGACATCTTCTTCGTCGTGACCGGCATGCTCATCACGACGACGCTCCTGGGCGGTCTCGAACGGACGGGACGCGTCGACGTCCGCGGGTTCGTCGGACGCCTCGCCGGGCGGCTGCTGCCGCTCGCGGGCATCGTCCTCGCGCTCGTGTCGATCGGGGTGCTCGTCGCCTGGCCCGTCTTCCGTTGGGAGGGCACGTTCCAGCAGGTGTTCGCGTCCGCGACCTACTGGGAGAACTGGCTGCTCGCGGACCTGTCGACCGACTACCTCGCGCAGGGCGCAGACAAGTCACCCGTCCAGCACTTCTGGGCCATGTCCGTGCAGGGGCAGTTCTACCTCATCTGGGCCGGGCTGTTCGTGCTCGTCGCACTGCTGGCGCGAACGTTCTCGGGTCGGAGTCCGCGTCGCATCGCCTTCGCCGTCGTCGGGGCCGTCACCCTCGCGTCCTCCTGCTGGGCGGTCTACGGCATCATCACCGACCCCGTCTTCACGTACTTCGACACGTTCGCGCGACTCTGGGAGTTCGGCCTCGGGGCACTCGTCGCGATCGTGGCCGATCGGCTCGCGCTCCCGCGTGCCGTTCGGGTCGGTCTCGGTGTCGCCGGTCTCGCGCTCATCCTCTCGGCGGGACTCCTGCCCGCCGCCTGGCACTACCCGGGGCTCGTCGCGCTCTGGCCCGCCGGTGGTGCCGTCGCCCTCCTGCTGAGCCATCGCGCCGGTGACGACCGGCCCGGCCCGGTGACGCGCCTGCTCGCGTGGCGCCCCCTCTCGACGCTCGGCAACTACTCGTACGGCCTCTACCTGTTCGGTTGGCCCGTGCTCGTCGCCTACCACACGCTCTTCCCCGGCACCGCCGAGGTCGGGCCGGTCGCGGGCACGGTCGTCATCGTCGTCTCGCTCGTCCTCGCGGTCGTCACGATCCGTGGGCTGAAGCTCTTCGAGGCGCTGTTCGCGCGCCACCGACCGCCCGCGCTGCGGACGGTCTCCCCGTTCGCGGGTCTCGTCCCGCTGATCGCCATCGCGAGCCTTCTCGCGCCCATGACGACGACGCCCGCCCCCACTGAGCAGCGCCAGGTGTCGGCCGCCGCGGACGACGTCGACCAGCCGTCGCCGATCGTCGAGTACGACAACGTCGAGCAATTGCAGACGGACATCCGCTCGGCGCTCGCATCGGAGCAGCTTCCCGACGAACTCGACCCCGGCTTCGGCGACGCATCGCGCGTACCCGAGTGGATCGACGACGAGTGCGCCACCGTCGATGCCTCGAACGTCGACCGGTGCCGGTACTCCGACGGCGACGGGGCGCAGGGCGAGATCGTGGTGATCGGCGATTCGCAGGCCGTCAGCTGGATGCCGGGGCTGCGGGCAGCGGTCGACGGTCGCGCGTCGATCCAGCTCCTCACGCGAGAGATGTGCCCGGTCTCGACCGTGCCCGTCTCGTCCGCCTGGCAGGGGATCGACGCGCAGCAGGCGTGCCTCGAGCACAACGAATGGACGATGAACGAGATCCGTGAGCGTCAACCACTGCTCGTCGTCATGAGCTTCGGGGTGTGGCGTTCGGCACGCGTGCAGGACGTCGACGACGCGGCGGCGGGCATCGACGAGCTCGTCGCGGGAACGCGGCCGTACCTCGCGGAGTTGCAGGCGCTCGGGCAGCCCACGGTCTGGCTGGATTCGCCCCCGCCGGGTGTCCCGCGGGACGAGTGCGCGCTCGCGCGAACAGCCGAACAGTACGACGAGTCGTGCATCCGCTCGGTCGACCAGGAGGGGGTCTGGCGTATCCAGGGGCTCGCGGGGGCGGCCGCCGAGTACGGGATCCCGTTCGAGAGCACCACGTCGTGGTTCTGTGACACGCAGAGCGGCTTCTGTCCCGCGTACGTCCGCGACATCGCGGTGCAGGCCGACGGCAGCCACCTCACGTGGGGCATGTCGAGGGCGCTCGCGCCCATGATCGACTCGGCGCTCGAGCTCGAACTCGTGCTCACCCCCTGA
- the rpsL gene encoding 30S ribosomal protein S12, whose product MPTIQQLVRKGRRPKATTSKTPALKSNPQQRGVCTRVYTTTPKKPNSALRKVARVKLSNGTEVTAYIPGEGHNLQEHSMVLVRGGRVKDLPGVRYKIVRGALDTQAVKNRKQARSRYGAKMEKK is encoded by the coding sequence GTGCCAACCATTCAGCAGTTGGTCCGCAAGGGACGTCGCCCCAAGGCGACGACGTCGAAGACGCCCGCCCTGAAGTCCAACCCGCAGCAGCGCGGCGTGTGCACCCGTGTCTACACGACGACCCCGAAGAAGCCGAACTCGGCGCTCCGCAAGGTCGCCCGCGTGAAGCTGTCGAACGGCACCGAGGTCACCGCCTACATCCCCGGTGAGGGCCACAACCTGCAGGAGCACTCGATGGTGCTCGTCCGTGGTGGTCGTGTGAAGGACCTCCCCGGTGTCCGCTACAAGATCGTCCGCGGCGCGCTCGACACGCAGGCCGTGAAGAACCGCAAGCAGGCTCGCAGCCGGTACGGCGCGAAGATGGAGAAGAAGTAA
- a CDS encoding antitoxin has translation MGLLDDAGKFLNSDQGEQLSDQAIQAGSDAANKATGDKYAEQIGQAGQFADDHVGNEGSQGNQGA, from the coding sequence ATGGGACTTCTCGACGACGCAGGTAAATTCCTCAACAGCGACCAGGGCGAGCAGCTCAGCGACCAGGCCATCCAGGCCGGGTCCGACGCCGCCAACAAGGCGACCGGCGACAAGTACGCGGAGCAGATCGGTCAGGCCGGCCAGTTCGCCGACGACCACGTCGGCAACGAGGGCTCGCAGGGCAACCAGGGCGCCTAG
- the rpsG gene encoding 30S ribosomal protein S7, with amino-acid sequence MPRKGPAPKRPVVADPVYGAPVVSQLVNKILVDGKKGLAERIVYGALENVANKSGQDAVVTLKKALDNVRPTLEVRSRRVGGSTYQVPVEVKPHRANTLALRWLTDYAKARREKSMTERLTNEILDASNGLGAAVKRREDTHKMAESNRAFAHYRW; translated from the coding sequence ATGCCCCGCAAGGGTCCCGCCCCGAAGCGTCCCGTCGTCGCCGACCCGGTCTACGGCGCGCCCGTCGTCTCGCAGCTCGTCAACAAGATCCTCGTCGACGGCAAGAAGGGCCTCGCCGAGCGCATCGTCTACGGCGCGCTCGAGAACGTCGCCAACAAGTCCGGCCAGGACGCCGTCGTCACGCTCAAGAAGGCGCTCGACAACGTCCGCCCGACGCTCGAGGTGCGTTCGCGCCGCGTCGGCGGCTCGACCTACCAGGTCCCCGTCGAGGTCAAGCCGCACCGCGCGAACACGCTCGCGCTGCGCTGGCTCACGGACTACGCCAAGGCACGTCGCGAGAAGTCGATGACCGAGCGTCTCACCAACGAGATCCTCGACGCGTCGAACGGTCTCGGTGCCGCGGTCAAGCGCCGCGAGGACACCCACAAGATGGCCGAGTCGAACCGCGCCTTCGCCCACTACCGCTGGTAG